A single Clostridium sp. AN503 DNA region contains:
- a CDS encoding response regulator transcription factor — MADKVLIVDDDPAIRRMLEKVMRSNELECAAAASGQEALKLLDAELFDIILMDIMLGDMEGFEVIKKLRGQGISTPVIIISGRDEDYDTLYGLSLGADDYITKPFRPVIIGAKVKALIRRDKTHMMGVGMVSCGSFGYDTSAMRFYKKGVELNLSSKEGSLLLLFLQNPNQVFSKENIYEHVWGNLVAVDDNAIMVYINRVRSKIEEDPAHPKHVVTVRGLGYRFVP; from the coding sequence ATGGCTGATAAAGTTTTAATCGTGGACGATGACCCTGCTATCCGCAGAATGCTGGAAAAAGTAATGCGCAGCAATGAACTGGAGTGCGCTGCCGCCGCAAGTGGTCAGGAAGCGCTGAAGCTGCTGGACGCAGAACTGTTTGATATTATTCTGATGGATATTATGCTCGGGGATATGGAAGGCTTTGAGGTGATTAAAAAGCTGAGAGGACAGGGGATATCCACGCCGGTGATCATCATCAGCGGGCGGGATGAAGATTATGATACTTTGTACGGGCTGTCTCTGGGTGCGGATGATTATATTACAAAACCCTTTCGGCCTGTGATCATTGGGGCAAAGGTAAAAGCGCTGATCCGCAGGGATAAGACGCATATGATGGGAGTTGGGATGGTTTCATGCGGTTCCTTTGGATATGATACATCTGCCATGCGGTTTTATAAAAAAGGCGTGGAGCTTAACCTTTCTTCAAAAGAGGGCAGCCTGCTGCTCTTATTCCTCCAGAACCCGAACCAGGTGTTCTCAAAAGAAAACATCTATGAGCATGTTTGGGGGAATCTGGTGGCGGTGGACGATAATGCGATCATGGTTTATATTAACCGGGTGCGCAGCAAGATTGAGGAGGATCCGGCCCACCCGAAGCATGTGGTTACGGTGCGGGGGCTGGGTTACCGGTTTGTGCCGTAG
- a CDS encoding MATE family efflux transporter codes for MADNQKTILFEEMPIPKAVMQLSIPTVLSSLVMVIYNLADTYFVGMLNDPVQNAAVTLAAPVLLAFNAVNNLFGVGSSSMMSRALGRKDYDAVSKSSAFGFYCALFSGLLFSFLCISFRSPLLTVLGADANTAEATLGYLRWTVMCGAAPAILNVVMAYMVRAEGASLHASVGTMSGCLLNIILDPIFILPWGFNMGAAGAGLATFLSNCVACCYFFVLLYVRRKSTVVCISPKKFGFQRGIVLGICGVGIPAAIQNLLNVTGMTILNNFTSPFGAHAVAAMGIAQKVNMVPLQVAMGFSQGIMPLISYNYASGNRKRMKDSIMFTIKTIVPLMIAVLLLFSVGAGTVIHAFMRNESIIEYGTRFLRGFCLCLPFLCMDFIAVGVFQAVGHGKSALAFAILRKILLEIPALYVLNFLFPLYGLPYAQFVAEFVLSIAAVVMLNRIFKSGEAPAAR; via the coding sequence ATGGCAGATAATCAAAAGACAATCCTGTTTGAGGAGATGCCGATACCGAAAGCGGTCATGCAGCTGTCGATCCCTACCGTGCTCAGTTCATTGGTCATGGTGATCTACAATCTGGCGGACACTTATTTTGTAGGAATGCTGAATGACCCGGTGCAGAATGCGGCGGTGACGCTGGCGGCTCCGGTGCTTTTGGCGTTCAATGCAGTCAACAACCTGTTTGGCGTGGGAAGCTCCAGTATGATGAGCCGTGCCTTGGGACGCAAAGATTACGATGCGGTCAGCAAAAGTTCGGCGTTTGGATTCTACTGTGCGCTGTTTTCAGGTCTGCTGTTCTCTTTTTTGTGTATATCTTTCCGCAGCCCGCTGCTGACTGTGCTGGGGGCGGATGCCAATACGGCGGAGGCGACCCTGGGATATCTGCGCTGGACCGTGATGTGCGGGGCGGCCCCGGCTATTTTAAATGTGGTGATGGCCTATATGGTGCGGGCGGAGGGCGCGTCCCTCCATGCCAGTGTTGGAACCATGAGCGGCTGTCTTTTAAATATCATACTGGACCCGATCTTTATCCTGCCATGGGGCTTTAACATGGGCGCGGCAGGGGCAGGTCTGGCTACCTTCCTGTCCAACTGTGTGGCCTGCTGTTATTTCTTCGTGCTGCTGTATGTGCGCAGAAAGAGCACGGTAGTCTGCATTTCTCCAAAGAAATTCGGGTTCCAGAGGGGAATCGTTCTTGGAATCTGCGGCGTGGGGATTCCTGCGGCGATCCAGAACCTGCTCAATGTGACAGGTATGACGATCTTAAACAATTTCACATCGCCGTTTGGCGCTCATGCGGTGGCGGCTATGGGGATCGCCCAGAAGGTCAATATGGTGCCGTTACAGGTAGCTATGGGATTCTCCCAGGGGATCATGCCGCTCATCAGTTATAACTATGCCAGCGGGAACCGGAAGCGGATGAAGGATTCTATTATGTTTACGATCAAGACGATCGTGCCGCTTATGATCGCAGTGCTTTTGCTGTTCAGCGTGGGCGCGGGCACGGTCATCCATGCATTTATGAGAAATGAGAGCATTATCGAATATGGGACCAGGTTCCTGCGGGGATTCTGCCTCTGCCTGCCGTTCCTCTGCATGGATTTCATCGCAGTGGGCGTGTTCCAGGCGGTGGGCCATGGGAAATCGGCTCTTGCTTTTGCGATCCTGCGGAAGATCCTTTTGGAGATCCCGGCGCTGTATGTGCTGAATTTCCTGTTCCCGCTTTACGGGCTTCCATATGCTCAGTTT
- a CDS encoding ATP-binding protein, with amino-acid sequence MKLKDKKTVAAVLLLLLLINTGLIIIGISSWNNYKMTVIDRHKEQMLLTSETVARTMEIFLNRNASDLRLQCIAAEEAAANPALDTIRDQIFQKYIDEQENFVTGFLLDGSDETSVSPPDGFHVRREFGSIDMGGGIQLTQCQADDGQIYFLLGADLSTGGRVSQVIDAAWYFNKLISDIRLGTNGYIMVKNSSGIILMHPARSQWGINALHDRKEMYHSVDLDSLEDMLRDQYQGNTGVSEYISYWWTDENLPRVKKISAYTPANVGDDFLIISAVTDYDDIFVPIAEGYSHIIFLLLLMFLAVMCAAGIYVRMLLQRQKDTEEIAYLKELNGILEQTQKSEEIIAHQQRLQIMGIMTGGIAHEFNNLLTPIMGYADLLMAEFPEDSEYYDEANEIFEAAAKAKEIIHQLSSLSRKNMETAYKEISLKQLLGRSLKMVRSVCPANVHLQDETDFRQEWILGNETQLNQAILNICVNAIHAIDRNEGIITVRGAVVCREALVNSPHIPPLPDTWERYIRLDFMDTGCGMSPEILEQIFDPFFTTKGAGLGTGLGLSLVEQIILSHKGFLYAESEPGNGSVFHLFLPLLERRSENNAEDHVPQPLHKNILAADDNPKVLRLLERDFKKVNISVTGAVNIGETLAALESGPFDVLLIDHYMSGTRAVDFCMSLRMKYPEMVTLVMTDKIRKDLLEAKQKNLISGYVEKPVSVTSVLEALREINIF; translated from the coding sequence ATGAAATTAAAAGACAAAAAAACGGTTGCGGCAGTCCTCCTGCTTCTTCTGTTGATCAACACCGGCCTTATTATCATCGGCATCAGCAGCTGGAATAACTATAAAATGACAGTAATAGACCGCCATAAGGAGCAGATGCTCCTGACTTCCGAAACCGTGGCGCGGACCATGGAGATCTTCCTGAACCGGAACGCATCCGACCTGCGCCTGCAGTGCATAGCAGCGGAAGAGGCTGCGGCAAACCCTGCCCTGGACACGATCCGGGACCAGATCTTCCAGAAATACATTGACGAGCAGGAAAATTTTGTCACAGGATTTCTTTTGGACGGCAGCGACGAGACCAGCGTCTCCCCGCCCGACGGATTCCATGTCCGCAGGGAATTCGGTTCCATCGACATGGGCGGCGGCATCCAATTGACCCAGTGCCAGGCAGACGACGGCCAAATCTATTTCCTGCTGGGCGCGGACCTGTCCACCGGCGGGCGCGTCAGCCAGGTGATCGATGCCGCATGGTATTTTAACAAACTGATCTCCGATATCCGGTTGGGAACAAACGGCTATATCATGGTTAAGAACTCAAGCGGTATCATTCTGATGCATCCGGCCAGGAGCCAATGGGGCATCAACGCCCTGCATGACCGAAAGGAAATGTATCATAGCGTTGATCTGGACAGTCTGGAAGATATGCTCAGGGACCAGTACCAGGGCAATACCGGCGTCTCCGAATACATCTCCTATTGGTGGACAGATGAAAACCTCCCCCGGGTAAAGAAGATTTCCGCGTACACTCCCGCAAATGTGGGGGATGATTTTCTGATCATCAGCGCCGTCACAGATTACGATGACATTTTTGTGCCGATCGCCGAGGGATACAGTCATATCATTTTCCTTCTGCTTCTAATGTTCCTCGCAGTCATGTGCGCCGCCGGAATTTACGTCCGTATGCTGCTGCAGAGGCAGAAGGATACAGAAGAGATCGCCTACTTAAAAGAGCTGAACGGTATTCTTGAGCAGACCCAGAAAAGCGAAGAGATCATCGCCCACCAGCAGCGGCTTCAGATCATGGGTATCATGACCGGCGGCATTGCTCATGAATTCAACAATCTGCTGACCCCCATTATGGGCTACGCCGACCTGCTGATGGCGGAATTCCCGGAGGATTCTGAGTACTACGATGAAGCAAACGAAATCTTCGAAGCCGCCGCAAAAGCCAAAGAAATCATCCATCAGCTTTCTTCGCTAAGCCGCAAAAATATGGAAACCGCATATAAGGAGATTTCCCTGAAGCAGCTTTTAGGGCGCTCCCTGAAAATGGTCCGCTCCGTCTGCCCTGCCAACGTCCACCTGCAGGACGAAACCGATTTCCGCCAGGAATGGATTTTAGGTAATGAAACACAGCTCAATCAGGCTATTTTAAATATCTGCGTCAACGCTATTCACGCGATCGACCGGAACGAGGGCATCATTACGGTCCGGGGCGCTGTGGTCTGCCGGGAAGCTCTTGTGAATTCACCGCATATCCCACCCCTTCCTGACACCTGGGAACGCTATATCCGGCTGGATTTCATGGATACAGGCTGCGGTATGAGCCCGGAGATCCTGGAGCAGATATTTGACCCGTTTTTCACCACCAAAGGGGCCGGGTTGGGAACAGGGCTGGGGCTCTCCCTTGTGGAACAGATCATTTTGTCTCACAAAGGCTTTCTATATGCCGAGAGCGAACCGGGCAACGGCAGCGTATTCCACCTGTTCCTGCCCCTGCTGGAACGGCGGTCGGAAAATAACGCGGAGGATCACGTCCCCCAGCCGCTCCACAAAAATATACTTGCCGCCGATGACAATCCCAAGGTCCTGCGGCTGCTGGAGCGGGATTTTAAAAAGGTAAATATCTCCGTTACCGGCGCGGTCAACATTGGGGAAACGTTAGCGGCCCTTGAATCCGGACCTTTTGATGTGCTCCTCATCGACCACTACATGTCCGGCACCCGCGCCGTGGACTTCTGCATGTCCCTCCGCATGAAATACCCGGAAATGGTCACGCTGGTCATGACCGACAAGATCCGCAAGGACCTGTTGGAGGCAAAACAGAAAAACCTCATCAGCGGATATGTGGAAAAGCCGGTTTCCGTCACCTCCGTCCTGGAGGCGCTCCGGGAGATAAATATATTTTAA
- a CDS encoding citrate:proton symporter, whose product MNETMLALLGFATIILIIVLLLKNVTVPSLAFVGVTTGTAALLIITGSFSVSEVGKFISAGVKDVHSTAALFIFSVLFFGIMTDVGMFDKIINALMKRVGSNVIGVCVMTCVIAIIGHLDGGGASTFLITIPAMLPIYKKLKMKPTTLMMICVTAMGVMNLLPWGGPTMRTASVLGIEANDLWVALIPMQIVGIVISLVTAVLCGISEKKAGAGLNSTRVVDYGEGDEETISEDQKNELARPKLFAFNVVLTLTVIIALVFVPMPAYFLFMLGCVLALVVNYPGAKLQKKIINSHAAPALMMATTILAAGVFLGVLGDSGIMDQMAIVLASFIPASLGRYLPIIIGILSVPCALIFNTDSFFYGLLPILIEVGNQFGVDPIQTGIAMVVCKNFATFISPVVPATFLGVGLAGVELKDHIKNCFFYIWVVSIICLIAGIMMGIINI is encoded by the coding sequence ATGAATGAAACAATGCTTGCTTTACTTGGCTTTGCCACGATCATCCTGATCATCGTCCTGCTTTTAAAGAACGTGACAGTGCCGTCCCTGGCATTCGTGGGAGTCACAACCGGAACCGCCGCCCTCCTGATCATAACCGGAAGTTTTTCCGTCAGCGAGGTGGGCAAATTTATTAGCGCGGGTGTAAAAGACGTACACTCCACCGCGGCGCTGTTTATCTTCTCCGTGCTGTTCTTCGGCATTATGACCGATGTGGGCATGTTTGACAAGATCATCAATGCATTGATGAAGCGTGTGGGCAGCAACGTGATCGGCGTCTGTGTAATGACCTGCGTCATCGCGATCATCGGTCATCTGGACGGCGGCGGAGCTTCCACCTTCCTGATCACCATTCCGGCCATGCTTCCTATTTACAAAAAGCTGAAAATGAAACCCACTACCCTGATGATGATCTGCGTCACCGCAATGGGCGTTATGAACCTGCTTCCATGGGGCGGTCCGACCATGAGAACCGCATCGGTCCTTGGTATTGAAGCGAATGACCTGTGGGTTGCACTGATTCCAATGCAGATTGTCGGAATCGTGATTTCACTTGTAACAGCCGTGCTCTGCGGTATTTCTGAAAAGAAAGCGGGAGCAGGCTTAAACAGCACCCGCGTGGTAGACTACGGCGAAGGCGACGAAGAAACCATCAGCGAAGATCAGAAAAACGAGCTCGCCCGTCCCAAGCTGTTTGCTTTTAACGTGGTGCTCACCCTTACAGTTATCATCGCGCTGGTCTTCGTTCCAATGCCCGCTTATTTCCTGTTCATGCTGGGCTGTGTTCTTGCCCTGGTGGTAAACTATCCGGGCGCAAAGCTGCAAAAGAAGATCATCAATTCCCATGCGGCGCCTGCACTGATGATGGCGACCACGATTCTCGCTGCAGGCGTATTTTTAGGTGTGCTGGGCGACAGCGGTATCATGGACCAGATGGCAATCGTCCTTGCTTCCTTCATACCTGCCTCACTGGGAAGATACCTTCCGATCATTATCGGCATCCTCTCAGTACCGTGTGCACTGATCTTCAACACCGACTCCTTCTTCTACGGTCTGCTGCCGATCCTGATCGAAGTAGGCAACCAGTTCGGCGTTGACCCGATCCAGACTGGTATTGCCATGGTCGTATGTAAAAACTTTGCGACATTTATCAGTCCGGTGGTACCGGCAACCTTCCTTGGCGTAGGTCTTGCAGGCGTGGAATTAAAAGATCACATCAAAAACTGCTTCTTCTATATTTGGGTGGTCAGCATCATCTGCCTCATAGCCGGCATTATGATGGGCATCATTAACATTTAA
- a CDS encoding GntR family transcriptional regulator, producing MEHELKVNMNEYLPLRDVVFNTLRQAILKGELEPGERLMEIQLADRLGVSRTPIREAIRKLELEGLVLMIPRKGAEVAKISEKSLRDVLEVRRSLEELAIELACQRMTDSDIRELEETQEAFRHAVQTADAMTIAESDEHYHDIIYNGTGNNRLVQILNNLREQMYRYRLEYIKDADKRQILVVEHDHILKAIKNRHVAEAKTAIREHIDNQEITVSKNIKEQQ from the coding sequence ATGGAACACGAACTGAAGGTTAACATGAACGAATATCTGCCGCTGCGGGATGTGGTTTTCAACACCCTGCGCCAGGCCATCTTAAAGGGAGAGCTGGAACCGGGCGAGCGCCTGATGGAGATCCAGCTGGCTGACCGGCTGGGCGTCAGCCGCACCCCCATCCGTGAGGCCATCCGCAAACTGGAGCTGGAAGGGCTTGTCCTAATGATCCCGCGCAAGGGCGCCGAGGTGGCAAAGATCTCCGAAAAGAGCCTGCGGGATGTTCTGGAGGTACGGCGTTCCCTCGAAGAACTGGCTATCGAGCTTGCCTGCCAGCGCATGACCGACAGTGACATCCGGGAGCTGGAGGAGACCCAGGAGGCATTCCGTCATGCCGTGCAGACTGCGGACGCCATGACGATCGCTGAGAGCGATGAGCACTATCACGATATCATTTACAACGGCACCGGCAACAACCGTCTGGTCCAGATCTTAAATAACCTGCGGGAGCAGATGTACCGTTACCGGCTGGAATATATCAAGGACGCCGACAAACGCCAGATCCTGGTGGTAGAACACGACCACATCCTGAAAGCCATCAAAAACCGTCATGTGGCGGAGGCCAAAACAGCCATCCGGGAACACATCGATAATCAGGAGATCACCGTCTCCAAAAATATCAAGGAACAGCAGTAA
- the ispE gene encoding 4-(cytidine 5'-diphospho)-2-C-methyl-D-erythritol kinase: protein MIKHLGLKAYGKINLGLDVLRRREDGYHEVRMIMQTVGIFDRVDIIWKEEPGIQVETNLYYLPTNENNLVYKAAKLLMDEFGVTDGVTIKLKKFIPVAAGMAGGSSDAAAVLFGVNKMFRLGLTIPQLMERGVKIGADVPYCILRGTALSEGIGEVLTPLPPVPQCQVLIAKPAINVSTKFVYENLHANDLLPGQHPDIDAIIDSIRKNDIYGIADNLGNVLETVTIKEYPVIRELKEKMLEYGAIGSLMSGSGPTVFGLFTSPKAAQDAYEELRYGSASNLAKQVYLTNFYNQKENQKENIHGTRTEG, encoded by the coding sequence ATGATCAAACATCTCGGACTGAAAGCCTACGGAAAGATCAACTTAGGCCTGGACGTTCTGCGCAGGAGGGAGGACGGCTACCACGAGGTCCGCATGATCATGCAGACCGTTGGGATCTTCGACCGGGTGGACATCATATGGAAGGAAGAGCCCGGCATCCAGGTGGAGACCAATCTCTACTACCTTCCCACCAACGAAAACAACCTGGTATACAAAGCCGCCAAACTTTTGATGGACGAGTTTGGAGTGACTGACGGCGTGACCATCAAGCTTAAGAAATTTATCCCCGTAGCAGCCGGAATGGCCGGTGGGAGCAGCGACGCAGCCGCCGTCCTGTTCGGCGTCAACAAGATGTTCCGCCTGGGTCTGACGATCCCGCAGCTCATGGAGCGCGGTGTCAAAATAGGCGCGGATGTTCCCTACTGCATCCTGCGCGGGACGGCTCTGTCGGAAGGCATCGGCGAGGTTTTGACTCCTCTGCCGCCGGTTCCCCAGTGCCAGGTGCTGATCGCCAAACCAGCCATCAACGTTTCCACCAAATTTGTATATGAGAACCTGCATGCCAATGACCTGCTTCCCGGGCAGCACCCGGACATCGACGCCATCATTGACTCCATCCGGAAGAATGATATCTACGGGATCGCGGACAATCTGGGGAATGTTCTGGAGACAGTCACCATAAAGGAATATCCCGTGATCCGGGAGCTTAAGGAAAAAATGCTGGAATACGGAGCCATCGGCTCCCTGATGAGCGGCAGCGGCCCTACCGTATTCGGACTGTTCACCAGCCCGAAAGCGGCGCAGGACGCCTACGAGGAGCTTCGCTATGGCTCCGCCTCAAATCTTGCCAAGCAGGTGTACTTAACGAATTTCTATAACCAGAAAGAAAATCAGAAGGAGAATATACATGGAACACGAACTGAAGGTTAA
- a CDS encoding calcium/sodium antiporter → MSITTVVLLLLGFVLLIKGADYFVEASSSIAKVLRVPSIIIGLTIVAFGTSAPELAVSTTASLVGNNEIAVGNVIGSNIFNLLVVLGACGAIRPFAVRLRWDFAASILVAVALLLMIVRDQFVSRPEAFILLGMFVVFLVLTVRDALINRVEAQEEFKALPPLRCAVYIVGGIAAIVWGGDLVVKSASEIALAFGLSQTLVGLTVVALGTSLPELVTSVVASRKGENGLALGNVIGSNIFNILMVLALSAAVSPIAVNRMAIIDAACLIAFSVITWFLARSKQRISRLEGGVMLLMYTLYLVYICIR, encoded by the coding sequence ATGAGTATTACAACGGTTGTGTTACTGCTTTTGGGATTTGTGCTGCTGATCAAGGGCGCGGATTATTTCGTGGAGGCCAGTTCTTCCATTGCCAAGGTGCTGCGGGTTCCCAGCATTATCATCGGGCTGACGATCGTGGCCTTCGGGACCAGCGCGCCGGAGCTGGCGGTCAGTACGACGGCGTCCCTGGTAGGGAACAATGAGATCGCCGTGGGAAATGTGATCGGCTCCAATATTTTCAATCTTCTGGTGGTGCTGGGCGCCTGCGGCGCGATCCGCCCCTTTGCGGTGCGGCTGCGCTGGGATTTTGCCGCATCGATCCTGGTGGCTGTGGCCCTGCTCCTGATGATCGTGCGGGATCAGTTTGTGAGCCGTCCGGAGGCGTTTATCCTGCTCGGCATGTTTGTGGTATTCCTGGTCCTGACGGTGCGGGACGCGCTTATCAACCGGGTGGAAGCTCAGGAAGAATTTAAGGCTTTGCCGCCGCTTAGGTGCGCCGTCTATATCGTTGGCGGAATTGCGGCGATCGTATGGGGAGGCGACCTGGTAGTTAAAAGCGCCAGCGAAATTGCTCTGGCTTTTGGTCTCAGCCAGACGCTGGTGGGACTGACCGTGGTGGCCCTGGGAACTTCCCTGCCGGAGCTGGTCACCTCTGTTGTGGCCTCCCGCAAAGGCGAAAACGGCCTGGCCCTGGGCAATGTGATCGGCTCCAATATTTTTAATATCCTGATGGTCCTGGCGCTGTCGGCAGCGGTTTCTCCGATCGCAGTCAACCGTATGGCGATCATTGATGCAGCATGCCTGATCGCATTCAGCGTGATCACCTGGTTTTTAGCCCGCAGCAAGCAGCGGATCAGCCGTTTAGAGGGCGGGGTTATGCTTCTTATGTATACGTTATATCTGGTTTACATCTGCATAAGATAA
- a CDS encoding GNAT family N-acetyltransferase yields the protein MTEERDVLVEGNLYCVVISDEQEALLAAKAAGRAFVGVWKGCSGTEAVGTEAAGTKAVGAHTVGSDAADSREWLWKADYLIGSPEQADERFLERVVRRKLGLPWVIAESDRICVREFTPEDAVQLAQLPENELVGTAETLFSEPDRFHAYIENQYGLYEYGMWAVVRRADRKLVGIAGVSDCDTGSRGREDAELQLELGYHIFDPYRRQGFAEEACRLILNYVEQEYACPVYAVVEAGNIASARLLDKLGFCLCGSQKASLPDRAGDRREPVTAQKYSGSAPRRYRYVRYWQ from the coding sequence ATGACGGAAGAACGGGATGTCCTTGTAGAAGGCAATTTATACTGCGTGGTTATCTCGGATGAACAGGAGGCTCTCCTTGCCGCGAAAGCGGCTGGGAGGGCCTTTGTCGGTGTGTGGAAGGGCTGTAGCGGAACGGAAGCAGTCGGAACGGAAGCAGCCGGAACGAAAGCAGTCGGAGCGCATACGGTTGGATCGGATGCCGCCGACAGCCGGGAATGGCTGTGGAAAGCAGACTATCTGATCGGTTCGCCGGAGCAGGCGGACGAACGCTTTTTGGAGCGGGTGGTGCGCCGCAAGCTGGGCCTGCCCTGGGTGATCGCGGAGTCGGACCGGATCTGTGTCCGGGAATTTACGCCGGAGGATGCGGTGCAGCTGGCACAGCTGCCGGAAAACGAACTGGTGGGAACTGCGGAAACTCTTTTTTCTGAGCCGGACAGGTTCCATGCGTATATCGAAAATCAGTATGGTCTCTATGAGTACGGGATGTGGGCGGTTGTGAGAAGAGCGGATAGAAAGCTTGTGGGGATAGCCGGGGTGTCGGACTGTGATACCGGAAGCCGGGGGCGGGAGGATGCAGAGCTGCAGCTGGAGCTGGGGTACCACATATTTGATCCGTACCGTCGGCAGGGCTTCGCAGAGGAAGCCTGCCGTCTGATCCTTAACTATGTGGAGCAGGAATATGCCTGTCCTGTTTATGCCGTAGTGGAGGCGGGAAATATTGCCTCAGCCCGGCTGCTTGACAAGCTGGGATTCTGCCTGTGCGGCAGTCAGAAGGCTTCATTGCCGGACAGAGCGGGAGACAGAAGGGAACCGGTCACGGCTCAAAAATATAGCGGATCAGCGCCTCGGCGGTATCGATATGTTCGGTATTGGCAATGA
- a CDS encoding YesL family protein, whose product MLSGIFNYDNPVWRFIGKFFDVMILNLLWVLCSIPIVTMGASTTAVYYVTLKLVRDEEGSTVKSFFKSFKENFKQATVIWLILLAAGAVIGFDLYFFLMMQTESSTFRTVMLALFMGFAIVYLGISLFVFPLQSRFYNPVKKTLFNALFMSIRHFFQTLGILAIDVGLIALALFVLPMLQAVFFLFGFPLLAFFNSYVFVGIFEKYMPKEPDPEEEGDPGPESNQCGKQ is encoded by the coding sequence ATGCTTTCTGGAATTTTTAATTATGACAATCCGGTTTGGCGGTTTATTGGTAAGTTTTTTGATGTGATGATCCTGAATTTGTTGTGGGTGCTGTGCAGCATCCCGATCGTTACGATGGGCGCGTCCACTACAGCGGTCTATTATGTGACGCTGAAGCTGGTTCGGGATGAAGAAGGCTCTACGGTAAAGTCCTTTTTTAAATCCTTCAAGGAGAATTTTAAACAGGCCACAGTGATCTGGCTGATCCTGCTGGCTGCCGGGGCGGTGATCGGGTTTGACCTGTATTTCTTCCTGATGATGCAGACGGAGAGCTCCACCTTCCGAACGGTGATGCTGGCGTTGTTTATGGGATTTGCCATCGTGTACCTGGGGATCAGCCTGTTTGTGTTCCCATTGCAGTCGAGGTTCTACAATCCGGTCAAGAAGACCCTGTTCAATGCGCTTTTCATGTCCATCCGCCATTTTTTCCAGACTCTGGGCATCCTGGCGATCGATGTAGGGCTGATCGCGCTGGCGCTGTTTGTGCTGCCGATGCTGCAGGCAGTGTTCTTCCTGTTTGGGTTCCCGCTTCTGGCGTTTTTCAATTCCTATGTGTTTGTGGGGATTTTTGAAAAATATATGCCGAAAGAGCCGGACCCGGAAGAGGAAGGGGACCCTGGACCTGAAAGCAATCAATGCGGCAAGCAGTAA
- a CDS encoding peptidylprolyl isomerase has protein sequence MKNPEITITMEDGSVIRAELYPEIAPNTVKNFISLAKKGYYDGLIFHRVIEGFMIQGGCPQGTGMGGPGYSIKGEFSQNGFTNNLKHGPGVLSMARSMMPDSAGSQFFIMHKNSPHLDGAYAAFGKVVDGMDVVNTIAQTRTDYNDRPLKEQKIKSVTVDTFGEEYGEPEKC, from the coding sequence ATGAAAAATCCAGAAATTACAATCACCATGGAAGACGGCAGCGTGATCCGCGCCGAGTTATACCCGGAGATCGCGCCGAACACCGTGAAGAATTTTATCAGCCTGGCGAAGAAGGGCTATTATGACGGCCTGATCTTCCACAGAGTCATCGAAGGGTTCATGATCCAGGGCGGTTGCCCGCAGGGAACCGGCATGGGCGGCCCGGGCTACTCCATCAAGGGTGAGTTTTCCCAGAATGGATTTACCAATAACTTAAAGCATGGGCCGGGCGTGCTGTCCATGGCGCGTTCTATGATGCCGGATTCCGCAGGTTCCCAGTTCTTTATCATGCACAAGAATTCCCCGCACTTAGACGGCGCTTATGCGGCGTTCGGAAAAGTGGTGGACGGCATGGATGTGGTGAACACGATCGCACAGACCCGCACCGACTACAACGACAGGCCGCTGAAGGAACAGAAGATAAAGAGCGTCACGGTGGATACTTTTGGCGAGGAATACGGCGAGCCGGAGAAGTGCTAG